The nucleotide sequence GGTCTTGAGCACTGGCTTCTGACAGGGATTCAGAGCCAGCGAGGGCATCCATAACCCCCTCAATGATTGCCACGGAACCATCCTGCCGCAACTTTTTAATGGCGTCCTCTGTAAAGCCGACGGTTTCCACAAACAGGTAGCGGGTCATTGCAACGGCTTCATCCAACCGGGACAGACTGGGACCAATTAGGGCCGCCACCTGCTCTAACCAGGGACGATTTGCGGCCCAATCAAATTTGTACTCGGCTGCCTGCCAGTAAGGAATCAATAAATCAGTCAGCTCAGCCGTGGGCATGGAGTGGAGGTACTGGCTGTTGAGCCAGTTCAATTTATCCCAGTCGAACTTTGCCCCTGCTTTGTTTACTCGCTCAAAGCCAAACACTCTGGCGGCCTCTTCCAAGGTAAAGATTTCATTCATCCCTTCCGGTGGGGACCAGCCAAGCAGAGTCATGTAGTTTGCGATCGCGGCGGCGGTGTAACCCATCTGCTGAAACTCTGAGATGGAGGTAACACCATCCCGTTTGGACAGCTTGGCTCCCTTTTCATTCAATATCAGAGGCGTATGCCCAAACTCAGGTATTTGGGCACCCAATGCCTGGTACAGCAAAATCTGCTTGGGTGTATTGCCAATGTGATCTTCGCCCCGAATGATGTGGCTGATGCCCATGTCAATATCATCGACCACAACGACAAAATTGTAGAGGGGTTGACCGACCTCCTGACCCGAAGCTGCACGGGCAATTACCATGTCCCCACCCAGGTCGCGCCCTTTCCAGGTGACCTTGCCTCGCACCAGGTCATTCCAGCTAATTTCCTGCTCATCATCAATCATGAACCGGATTACTGACGGACGCCCTTCCGCCTCAAATGCAGCCTGTTGCTCTGGGGTCAGATGACGATGGCGATTGTCGTAGCGAGGGGCTTCGCCCCTGGCTTTTTGGGCTTCCCGCATGGCATCCAGTTCTTCTGGAGTGTCATAGGCACGGTAAGCCAGCCCCTGATCCAGTAAAACCTGCACGTTTTTCCGGTATAAATCCAGGCGTTTTGACTGAAAAAAAGGACCTTCATCCCAGGTCAAACCCAACCAGGTTAAGCCATCCAGAATGTTTTGGGTAAATTCCGGACGCGATCGCTCCAGGTCAGTATCCTCAATTCGCAAAATGAACTGCCCGTTATTGTGATGGGCAAACAACCAGTTAAATACAGCCGTTCTGGCAGTACCAATGTGCAGATTTCCAGTAGGGCTGGGAGCAATTCGAACGCGAACAACCATAGGGAGAGTGATCCAAGATTTACCCTTCAAATTCTAACGGTTGATGGCAGATTCTACGGGACTGACGGGGCTCGAACCCGCAACTTCCGCCGTGACAGGGCGGTGCTCTAACCGATTGAACTACAGTCCCTCGAAAGAGGCGATCTTTATTGTGGCGATCGCCGGTATTTTTGTCAAATACTTTTCAAAAATTTCTTTAATCTCTATCCAGTTCCCAGCTTTTCCATCCAGTACTCAGAGAATTAGCCCAGGAGGCGGATTAAATAAACCGAAAACCTTAGAGTTCTACCACAGAGACACAGAGGAGGGCACCGGGGAACTGCTCTGTGTTCTCTGTGCCGCTGTGGTGAAATTTCAGGGGTGAAATTTTCAGATTATAAAATCCACATTCCTAAGAAAGCGATCGCAGTCTTGCCTGATAGGCCGCATTGTCCAGGCCATCCCCTACATCTGCCCGACTGGGATCAATCATTTGTTGCAACCGGGCTACCCGGTCAGAGGTGGCCGGGTGAGTGCTCAGAAAAGTGGGTACCGAAGATGACCGTTGCAGCAGCTTCGCCATAAATGAAACCATTGCTGACTGAGCATAGCCTGCCTGCGTCAGGGTTTTCAGCCCCAGTTGGTCTGCTTCAAACTCATCATTGCGGCTGTTGGGTCGCCGGAGTGCCAGTTCTACCCCCAGGTTGACCAGGGTGTTCCGGTTGACCCCCGCCAGGGATGCCACCCCACGAGCCAGTGCCATATCCTTCATTTGTTTCAGCGCATGTTTTGCCGCCACATGCCCAATTTCATGCCCAATCACACTGGCAAGTTGAGCCTCGTTGTCTGCCAGCCGCATCAAGCCGGTATTGATGTAGACAAAGCCGCCCATCGTAGCAAAGGCATTCACACTGGGGTCGTCAACGACCTGAAATGTATAGGGAATATTGGGACGGCTACTGCTGGATGCCAGCCGTTGACCAATACTATCCACATATTGCTGAACTCTGGGATCTCGATGGAGCCGGATCTGGCTGCGCACCAGTTGCGCGTTAATTTGCTGCCCAAGCTGGACCTCTTGCCGATCAGAAATGTTGGAAAGCTGAATCACCTGGATTCCTTGCAGAATCAAGTCACCCCAGGGAATTGCCCTGACAACTAGGGGTTGCCCCAGCCACAGCCCTAGGGCTACTACCAGGGAGAGAACTGGATAAACCCAGCGGTGAGAGCGGCGAAACCGGCTGAAAAGCAGATTAAACATGATAGTTATGGAGGAGGAGAGAGCAACGAACCTATAATCAAGAATGCCCAATTAAAGGGATGTCTGATCTACATCTGATCTACAGTGTAAGCAAACGTCCCAGATATAAAATGCCCGATACAAAACGAGTATTTAGACTACAAAAGGCAACCAGTTGTTCCTTGATTGGGGCAGGGCAGGATCGCGCAACTATCGCTTCAAACGCATGGTAGAAAAGACCGAAGGGTACAAAATTATCAGTGACAATCGTCAGGCTCGATTCCAGTATGAAATTCTGGAAACCTATGAAGCAGGCATTGAACTAAAGGGGACAGAAGTCAAATCGATTCGGGCTGGCAAAGTCAACCTAAGGGATGGGTTTGCGCTCATCCGCAATGGGGAAGCTCTCCTGCTTAATGTGCAGATTTCGCCTCATCAAACAACCAATCAGGCGTTTAACCATGACCCACGGCGCACCCGCCGACTGCTGTTGCACAAAGATGAAATCCGCAAGCTGACTGGCAAGGTCGAACAGCAGGGGCTGACCCTGGTGCCGTTGAAAATGTATTTTAAGCAGGGCTGGGTCAAGGTTGTGATTGGACTGGTGCGCGGGAAGAAACTACACGACAAGCGAGAGGATGTCCGCAAGCGAGAAGATCAGCGGAATATGCAGCGGGCATTGAAAAATCGATAGAACTGTCACTCGATACGCAATGACGAGTGGCTGGACAGAATCACCTGCCACTCTGCCTCAGAGAGGGGTTGCACCTCAAACATTGCGCTGAAGCATTGACCGGCTGATCGCACCAGCGCCTCAACGACCATTTCAATCCGTGCCTTTCCTGTTTCCGCCAGAGGCAGGGAAACTGATGGGATTGCGCTCCCAAAGACCTGCTGAAACAGGTTAGCATCAGGCTGGAGCTGAATCGAACCGTGCTGTAACACTGCCTGGCGACGGTAAAGCTGGGCACTACCAATCAACTTAAACCCATCACCCGTCACCAGATCGGCACCGGTCGCTGTACCAAAGCAGTTGGGATTATGGATATACCCCCGTCCTGCCTGCCCATAGTGCAGATCTACCCCCAGCGATCGCCACCCCTCAACCAAAAACTCGCATATCGTTTGATACACCTGCATGCGGCTCCCCATCAATCCTGAAGTGATGACCGCATAGGTTAAATCGCCACAGTGCAGGACAGCCCGCCCGCCGGTTGGTCGTCGTACCAGCTCGACGGGCTGCCCCTGCCAGGTCAGCCGTTGCCAGTGCTCTGACCAGTGACGCTGGTGATAGCCGAGGGAAATTGCCACCGGGTTCCAGGTATAGAATCGCAGAACCGATGGCAGCAACCCCTGCTGGTGCTGCTCCAGCAACCAGATATCCACAGCCATTTGAACGGGGCCTGGGGCTTCTAACAATGGGATGAATCGCCAGGGTTGCAGGTCAGCCTGCTCCATACTGGGCTTGCAGCGCTTCATCGTGATCATCCGCCAGGGTTGCCACAATCGTAATGGCGCGTGAAATTTCACCTGGGGATACATCTGCCAGCGATCGGGTCGAAACCACGACAACTTCGCCATCCAAAATCGCAAAGCGGGATTCCAGAGTGCTGGACCAGTTCATTTCGAGCAGCTTTCGCATCAGGCTGGGTTCGTCTTTTGCCGGTAACTTCAGAACTGACGACCAGACCGTGAGCGCATCCTCATCTGTCAACCCGCTTAACTGGACAAACACCTCGACGGTGCCGTACTTGAATTTCCACAGGTATCCCTGGTCGCTATGGTTGACCATAGCCGTATGGTCACTCGCCAGACTGGCAATCACTGTCTCAATCACCTCAACGGGATTGTTGGCAGTGGTTTCTTCGATCAGATGGCTGACCGAATTGTCATTCGTAGAAACGCTATCAGGATTGGATTGGAGGCTGGTCATAGAAAACTCTGTTCAGTAGCGGTCTGCCTCCATCTACGTTACCGCTGATTGATGGATGCCGTCTCCTGCTATCCTGATTTCTTTACGTTTGAGGATGAATGGCGCTGGTGATTACGGTCAATCCCAGATAAAAACATTGGGACAAATTTCTCCATAAATGCCTTAGGGTCCCGATTCCAGGCACGTCGAGCAATGTTAAAGCGCGTCATTTGCAGATCGGGTGCCAGCAACGACTGGGGTAACCGTTCTATCAGGTACTGGGGGCGTTCCCAGAGGGGCAGGGTGTCAGCAATATCCAGCAGTTTCCCAACCCGTCGCAACTCAGCGCCCAGGGTAATATCCATTCCGGATTCATAGGCTGCCTGCTCGATGATGGCGTATTTCTGCTTAGCCGCCTGTACTTTCTGGCGATGTTCTGGGCTTTTGTCCGCAATTTGAGCCAGCCAGCGATTACCCCAGCGCACATGGGCCGCTTCTTCAGGGAAAATGCGCTCAATCGTCTCCCGGATCTTAATATTTTCCTCAGTCTGAGGGGCTTGTTTAAGGGCATGGATATGGGCGGAAAAGTACTCACATCCCCGCTTCTCAGTGATGTTAATCGTCGCCAGAACGCTAATAATACCGTCTTCTAAATTCTGATCTCTGTAGGAGTCTTGATCCAGTAAGCGCTCGAACTCGTCGATGTAGAGCGTTCCGGGAGGCTTGCCAATATCCGCGCCCAATTCGACCAACAGGTCAGTCAACCACATAGCATGGCGAGCTTCGTCAGAAATATGGCGAGACAGGTCGCGCACCAGTTCAGGCGGTTTACCATTCAGGCGCTCCGTCACATCAGTGAGGTCTTTACAACTGCGCTGCTCGCTGAAGCGATAGCGATTCAGGGTAACCAGATGAATTTCGCGATCGCGCACAACCTGCGTCATTATCTCGCGTGCGCCCAGGCTTTGCTGAAATTTGCGGGGGTAAGCAACGGTCATAACTTTACGCTTCTTTTTCTGGCAACTGACTACTTCATGAATCGTAACGCAGTTTAATAGAACCGATAGCTTAAGCAAAACAGGAATTTTCTGTTATTCGCCTGACAAACCCACTCCTCACCCCTCACTCCTCACCAACGACCAACACCCTTCGGCTGAGCACTCAAATCGACGCCCGCTACCCCGCGCCCGGTGCCATCCAACTGTCCACTACTGACTTTTTTTCCGTTCAATTTTGATTAGAAATGCTACAGTCACTAGGAAGTTCGATCCGGTTTCTGCGAGGAGCAATGCTGAAACGACGGAGAATAAAAGTTTCACTCATGCTGGGAGCGGCATTTGCGGCTCTCCTGTTGGGTAGCGGGTTTTCCCTTTCTCTGTTAATGGGGTCGCGGGACGATGAAGCGTTTAATGAAGCAGCCCAGGGAGAGATTTCCCGAATTAAGGAGATTGAATCGCTGAAGGCACTTCCCTCGCCACAGCGGACTGAAAAGCTGGAGAAGCTGGCTCAAACTGAGCAATCTCCTGAGCGCAACCGTGCTCGTTTTTTGCTTGCCAGTGAACTGTTGCAACAGGGGCAGGCGAAAAAAGCATTGGAGCAGTTAGAGGGGTTGGACCGCAGTTATCCTGTTCTGGCAGCTCATGTGGTGCGTAAGCAGGCGCAGGCACAGGCTCTGGCAGGTAATTCGGAACAGGCAAAGGCAAGCTGGCAGGATCTGCTGAAGCGATTCCCGGATGATCCGGTAGCTGCGGAAGCCTTAGTGGCGCTGAGTCAGATAGATCCCCAATACGGTGATCAGGCGATCGCCCGGTTCCCTGCCCATCCCCGGACGATTGAACTGATCCAGCAACGATTGAAGCAGAATCCCAATCAGCCTCAATTACTGCTGGTCATAGCCAGGCATGGACTATATACCTCAAACTACCTGGCTGTTCTGGACAGGCTGGTGAGCCAGTACGCCAACCAGTTGACCCCGGCAGACTGGGAAGCGATCGCCTTCGGCTATTGGGAAAAGCAGTTATACGGTAAAGCAGGGGCTGCCTACGCTCGTGCCCCCCATACCCCCCGCAATGCCTATCGGGTTGCCCGGGGGCTTCAGTTAGGTGAGCGGGGCGGAGCGACCCAGGCTTATCAACGCCTGGTAAATGATTTCCCCAAAGCACAGGAGACTGCTCTGGCTCTGTTGCGCTTATCAAGGCTGGTAGAGCCAAAAACGGCAATGGCATACCTCGATCAGTTGATTAGCCAGTTTCCAGTCAAAGCGAGTGATGCTTTGCTGGAGAAGGTGAAGCTCTACGAAAAGATGAACAGTGCTAAATCAGCACTCCAGATCCGGCAGGTTCTGCTGACCCGCTTTAGCACATCGGACGCAGCCGCAGAACTTCGCTGGCAACTGGCAAAGGAACAGGCCGATGCCAGAGATTTCCAGTCCGCTCAACAGTGGGCGAAGCAAATTTTGGATCAAAATCCCAATAGTGAATATGCTCCAGAAGCAGGCTTCTGGTTCGGCAAATGG is from Leptothermofonsia sichuanensis E412 and encodes:
- the gltX gene encoding glutamate--tRNA ligase yields the protein MVVRVRIAPSPTGNLHIGTARTAVFNWLFAHHNNGQFILRIEDTDLERSRPEFTQNILDGLTWLGLTWDEGPFFQSKRLDLYRKNVQVLLDQGLAYRAYDTPEELDAMREAQKARGEAPRYDNRHRHLTPEQQAAFEAEGRPSVIRFMIDDEQEISWNDLVRGKVTWKGRDLGGDMVIARAASGQEVGQPLYNFVVVVDDIDMGISHIIRGEDHIGNTPKQILLYQALGAQIPEFGHTPLILNEKGAKLSKRDGVTSISEFQQMGYTAAAIANYMTLLGWSPPEGMNEIFTLEEAARVFGFERVNKAGAKFDWDKLNWLNSQYLHSMPTAELTDLLIPYWQAAEYKFDWAANRPWLEQVAALIGPSLSRLDEAVAMTRYLFVETVGFTEDAIKKLRQDGSVAIIEGVMDALAGSESLSEASAQDLIRQVATRLGRKEGQLKPVLRVALTGETRGPDLIQSWLLLHQRGWDTIRLRAALETAQG
- a CDS encoding M48 family metallopeptidase, with protein sequence MFNLLFSRFRRSHRWVYPVLSLVVALGLWLGQPLVVRAIPWGDLILQGIQVIQLSNISDRQEVQLGQQINAQLVRSQIRLHRDPRVQQYVDSIGQRLASSSSRPNIPYTFQVVDDPSVNAFATMGGFVYINTGLMRLADNEAQLASVIGHEIGHVAAKHALKQMKDMALARGVASLAGVNRNTLVNLGVELALRRPNSRNDEFEADQLGLKTLTQAGYAQSAMVSFMAKLLQRSSSVPTFLSTHPATSDRVARLQQMIDPSRADVGDGLDNAAYQARLRSLS
- the smpB gene encoding SsrA-binding protein SmpB, whose protein sequence is MVEKTEGYKIISDNRQARFQYEILETYEAGIELKGTEVKSIRAGKVNLRDGFALIRNGEALLLNVQISPHQTTNQAFNHDPRRTRRLLLHKDEIRKLTGKVEQQGLTLVPLKMYFKQGWVKVVIGLVRGKKLHDKREDVRKREDQRNMQRALKNR
- a CDS encoding lipoate--protein ligase family protein, whose translation is MKRCKPSMEQADLQPWRFIPLLEAPGPVQMAVDIWLLEQHQQGLLPSVLRFYTWNPVAISLGYHQRHWSEHWQRLTWQGQPVELVRRPTGGRAVLHCGDLTYAVITSGLMGSRMQVYQTICEFLVEGWRSLGVDLHYGQAGRGYIHNPNCFGTATGADLVTGDGFKLIGSAQLYRRQAVLQHGSIQLQPDANLFQQVFGSAIPSVSLPLAETGKARIEMVVEALVRSAGQCFSAMFEVQPLSEAEWQVILSSHSSLRIE
- a CDS encoding YbjN domain-containing protein — translated: MTSLQSNPDSVSTNDNSVSHLIEETTANNPVEVIETVIASLASDHTAMVNHSDQGYLWKFKYGTVEVFVQLSGLTDEDALTVWSSVLKLPAKDEPSLMRKLLEMNWSSTLESRFAILDGEVVVVSTRSLADVSPGEISRAITIVATLADDHDEALQAQYGAG
- a CDS encoding ferritin-like domain-containing protein, yielding MTVAYPRKFQQSLGAREIMTQVVRDREIHLVTLNRYRFSEQRSCKDLTDVTERLNGKPPELVRDLSRHISDEARHAMWLTDLLVELGADIGKPPGTLYIDEFERLLDQDSYRDQNLEDGIISVLATINITEKRGCEYFSAHIHALKQAPQTEENIKIRETIERIFPEEAAHVRWGNRWLAQIADKSPEHRQKVQAAKQKYAIIEQAAYESGMDITLGAELRRVGKLLDIADTLPLWERPQYLIERLPQSLLAPDLQMTRFNIARRAWNRDPKAFMEKFVPMFLSGIDRNHQRHSSSNVKKSG
- a CDS encoding transglycosylase SLT domain-containing protein — translated: MLQSLGSSIRFLRGAMLKRRRIKVSLMLGAAFAALLLGSGFSLSLLMGSRDDEAFNEAAQGEISRIKEIESLKALPSPQRTEKLEKLAQTEQSPERNRARFLLASELLQQGQAKKALEQLEGLDRSYPVLAAHVVRKQAQAQALAGNSEQAKASWQDLLKRFPDDPVAAEALVALSQIDPQYGDQAIARFPAHPRTIELIQQRLKQNPNQPQLLLVIARHGLYTSNYLAVLDRLVSQYANQLTPADWEAIAFGYWEKQLYGKAGAAYARAPHTPRNAYRVARGLQLGERGGATQAYQRLVNDFPKAQETALALLRLSRLVEPKTAMAYLDQLISQFPVKASDALLEKVKLYEKMNSAKSALQIRQVLLTRFSTSDAAAELRWQLAKEQADARDFQSAQQWAKQILDQNPNSEYAPEAGFWFGKWASREGKQEEAQKAFRQVVSRYPESYYAWRSASLLGWPVGDFTSVRQLNPGIERPAARSELPTGSAALKELHQLGQDRDAWALWQVEFESPMQPTVAEQFTDGVLRLGIGDYLDGIFMVSFLSERDDPQERSQYQELKKQLPYWQALYPFPYLESIEAWSQERQLNPLLVTALIRQESRFMPGIESSAGAKGLMQVMPDTGAWIAKQINLKQYQLNEPEDNIKLGTWYLDYTHREYAGNSMLAVASYNAGPGAVAGWVAKRGLGDPDEFVEAIPYSETRGYVKSVFENYWNYLRLYNPEISQKIAQVSEVHPTGKGEG